From the genome of Bradyrhizobium sp. ORS 278:
GCGCCCGCAGCCGCTGCACGGCCGTGGCGCGGCCGCCGGCCATGTAACATCGGGCGGTGCAATTCGCGCGATGTTAACCAACAATCATGATAATGTTATCTCAGATATGATACGTCCCGTCGGTGCTCGACATGGGGCGTGATGTGTCGGATCTGACGGGAATTGGACAGTCCAGGGCGGCCTTCGACCAGCGCGTCTGGCCGCGGCTGCGGGTTGGCTTCGAGGTGATCGGGCCGCTGTTTGCAGCCCTCGATGTGGTGACCGTCATCGTATCGGGCTTGCTCGGAGGCTTGGGTTACCACGCGGCGATCGGCGAGGGTCTGGGCGAGGTCACGGTCCATCTCGGCCTCGGCATGATTGCCGGGTTCTGTCACTGCGCCGTCGCCAACCACATTGGACTCTACGCGCATGATCGCCTGCTGGAAGGTCAGCAGGACAAACGCCGCGTGCTGGCAAGCTGGGCGCTCGCCATTCTCATTCTCACGGTCGCGCTGTTCTTGCTGAAATCAAGTGCCGACATCTCGCGCGGCACCATGATCTGCGTCTTTCTTCTAGGCGGTGTGGCGCTGCCGCTGGTCCGGCGGGTGGCGCAGTGGCGCCTGCGCTCAGCCATCCGGCGAGGGGACATCAAAGGGCGAATCGTGCTCGTGATGGGAACGCGGTCCGAATTGGCGCAGCTCTCGCGGGCGGAATTGCTGTTGCGGTTCGGACTGGACGAGCTCGGTCGCATCGTTCTGCCGGACACGGCCGGAGCGCGCGGGGAGGCCAGCACGCGCGACGATCTCATCGCCGCGTTGCGCAGGCAACCGGTGGAAGAGATCATCGTCGCGCTTCCCTGGTCGCAACTCGGCGAGTTCGACTGGCTGCTCGCCTGCCTGCGGGCGGTGCCGTTGCCGGTTCGGTTGTTGCCCGACGAGGCGGTCTCCTCCGTGGTGCGGCGGCAGACCGCGCAGCCGCAATACGCCTATATCGTCGAGATGCAGCGGGCCCCGCTCAGCGGGCTCGAAAGGTGCGCCAAACGCATTCT
Proteins encoded in this window:
- a CDS encoding undecaprenyl-phosphate glucose phosphotransferase — protein: MGRDVSDLTGIGQSRAAFDQRVWPRLRVGFEVIGPLFAALDVVTVIVSGLLGGLGYHAAIGEGLGEVTVHLGLGMIAGFCHCAVANHIGLYAHDRLLEGQQDKRRVLASWALAILILTVALFLLKSSADISRGTMICVFLLGGVALPLVRRVAQWRLRSAIRRGDIKGRIVLVMGTRSELAQLSRAELLLRFGLDELGRIVLPDTAGARGEASTRDDLIAALRRQPVEEIIVALPWSQLGEFDWLLACLRAVPLPVRLLPDEAVSSVVRRQTAQPQYAYIVEMQRAPLSGLERCAKRILDIVVAVTSLMALSPLLLLATLAVKLESAGPVIFRQRRRGFNGETFMIYKFRSMTVMEDGAAVLQAQRHDPRVTQTGRFLRATSIDEIPQLWNVLRGEMSIVGPRPHALAHDDEYGKMIANYALRHHVKPGMTGWAQVNGLRGGTPRLEMMQQRVALDLWYIDHWSLSLDVYIMIRTAFELMRHRNAY